One window of the Cryptococcus gattii WM276 chromosome E, complete sequence genome contains the following:
- a CDS encoding uncharacterized protein (Similar to TIGR gene model, INSD accession AAW43470.1) codes for MATIHPSRMRLVPGADQQRPPPSAQLSSREDELKKSLMERRPRDDGAGSTYGMERGSRDDRDRAYGRDRKDSDSERDRRDRRGGMDRRQRDEPPHQERRASPSYRPYDSRGVTGSAPSGPPGAGYGYGRRDDIPREPLGPAGSDGAVPTFRGGWQNPPPRFNGPIDFERRREERNNSTFSIWPASPKEPHRDEDEIEAERKKSKSKSSRKSKSKRSKRSKYSDSDSTDSEEERRRRRKRREKEREKDRDRERRYESDGEERERQKRRRSEKEIDDEWIEKGHERQAKGKDVVSAPIKEQIVENDDDDVEVGPQLPKEISEKRGRSAFANMLPGEGEAIMAYAESGQRIPRRGEIGLDSEQIALFESSGYVMSGSRHQRMNAVRLRKENQVINEAEKRAILKLQQEERMKKEGALVSQFKEMIDENLRKQGLDGQ; via the exons ATGGCAAccatccatccatctcGCATGCGTCTGGTTCCGGGAGCGGATCAGCAGCGACCGCCGCCATCTGCACAATTATCATCTCGAGAAGACGAGCTCAAGAAGAGCTTGATGGAGCGCAGGCCAAGGGATGACGGAGCGGGATCGACGTATGGTATGGAAAGAGGGAGTAGGGATGACCGTGATCGGGCATACGGGAGAGACAGGAAAGATAGCGATTCTGAACGGGATCGTCGAGACCGAAGAGGCGGCATGGACAGGCGCCAGCGTGACGAACCACCCCACCAGGAGCGTCGTGCTTCCCCCTCTTATCGACCATACGATTCACGCGGCGTGACTGGGTCAGCTCCATCTGGTCCTCCAGGTGCTGGATATGGGTATGGGAGACGCGATGATATCCCGCGTGAACCCCTGGGGCCTGCGGGGTCCGATGGAGCTGTTCCTACGTTCAGAGGAGGTTGGCAAAACCCACCTCCGAGATTCAATGGGCCTATAGACTTTGAGAG ACGAAGGGAAGAGCGCAACAACAGTACATTCTCAATCTGGCCTGCATCCCCGAAGGAACCCCATCGTGATGAAGA TGAAATTGAAGCTGAACGCAAAAAGTCCAAGTCCAAATCTTCTCGCAAATCGAAATCAAAACGATCAAAGCGCTCCAAGTATTCTGATTCTGATTCGACCGATTCTGAAGAAGAACGGAGACGTCGACGTAAAAGACGtgaaaaggagagagaaaaagacAGGGATAGAGAAAGGAGGTATGAATCAGATGGAGAGGAGCGGGAAAGACAAAAAAGGCGCCGAAGCGAAAAGGAGATCGATGACGAGTGGATTGAAAAAGGCCATGAGAGGCAGGCGAAAGGAAAGGATGTTGTTTCTGCGCCCATCAAGGAACAAATCGTTGAAAACGACGATGACGATGTTGAAGTTGGACCGCAGTTACCTAAGGAAATCAGTGAAAAAAGGGGTCGATCCGC CTTCGCCAACATGCTTCCAggtgaaggagaagctATCATGGCATATGCCGAATCTGGTCAACGTATTCCCCGACGAGGTGAAATCGGTCTCGATTCCGAACAGATTGCCCTATTTGAATCCTCGGGATATGTCATGTCGGGTTCTCGTCACCAACGCATGAACGCAGTTCGCCTGCGCAAAGAGAACCAAGTAATCAACGAAGCGGAGAAGAGAGCTATTCTCAAGCTACAGcaggaagagaggatgaagaaggagggtGCGCTTGTCAGTCAGTTTAAGGAGATGATCGACGAGAATTTGAGGAAGCAGGGGCTGGATGGGCAGTAG
- a CDS encoding glutathione-disulfide reductase, putative (Similar to TIGR gene model, INSD accession AAW43464.1) has protein sequence MPPITKAQAEQVGDDYFVIGGGSGGLASARRAGSYGAKVGLVEVSPRLGGTCVNVGCVPKKIMWYTADVAENLRKSAQYGFGKEGEGYKLAADFNWTELKHKRDAYIHRLNGIYETNLEKDHVDHHQGWASFVDANTVQIEPSNGDKYTVKAKHIVIAVGGRPTVPSEQKIPGASYGITSDEFFELETQPKRVAVVGAGYIAVELAGVFNTLGSETHLVIRYNQLLRSFDPMMSEVLVPCMEKAGMKIHKKTHVKKVEKTSSGSLLVHFDSSPEPIEVDCLVWAIGRHADTAKLGLDKAGVKYDKKGDVIVDDYQNTNVPGIYAVGDVGGKMLLTPVAIAAGRRLSNRLFGPEKFKNDKLSYDNIPSVVFSHPTIGAIGLSEPEAREKFGDDNIKIYKTSFRAMSFAMLDEDHKQPTAYKLICTGPEEKVVGLHIIGEGSDEMLQGFGVALKMGATKEDFDSCVAIHPTSSEELVTLR, from the exons ATGCCTCCCATCACTAAGGCTCAAGCTGAGCAAGTAGGCGA CGACTACTTTGTCATCGGTGGTGGTTCCGGTGGTCTTGCCTCTGCT AGGCGAGCCGGTTCTTACGGTGCCAAGGTCGGTCTCGTTGAGGTTTCTCCTCGGCTAGGTGGTACTTGTGTGAACGTCGG TTGTGTCCCCAAAA AAATCATGTG GTACACTGCCGACGTCGCCGAAAACCTTCGGAAATCTGCCCAATACGGCTTCGGCAAGGAGGGTGAGGGCTACAAGCTTGCTGCTGACTTTAACTGGACCGAGCTCAAACACAAGCGAGACGCTTACATCCACCGTCTCAACGGTATTTA CGAAACCAATCTTGAGAAGGACCACGTCGATCATCACCAAGGTTGGGCCTCTTTCGTTGATGCCAATACCGTCCAGATCGAGCCTTCCAATGGCGACAAGTACACTGTGAAGGCGAAGCACATCGTTATCGCCGTCGGTGGCCGACCCACCGTTCCTTCAGAGCAGAAGATCCCCGGTGCTTCCTATGGTATCACTTCAGATGAATTCTTCGAACTAGAGACTCAGCCCAAGAGGGTCGCAGTCGTGGGTGCTGGTTACATTGCTGTGGAGTTGGCTGGTGTCTTCAATACCCTCGGTTCAGAGACCCATTTGGTTATTAGGTACAACCAACTTTTGAGGAGTTTTGATCCTATGATGTCAGAGGTCCTGGTCCCTTGCATGG AGAAGGCCGGCATGAAGATTCACAAGAAGACTCATGTCAAGAAGGTTGAAAAGACTTCTTCTGGCTCTCTTCTTGTCCACTTCGATTCTTCTCCCGAACCCATCGAGGTCGACTGCCTCGTCTGGGCTATTGGCCGACACGCCGATACTGCCAAACTGGGCCTTGACAAGGCCGGTGTCAAGTACGACAAGAAGGGCGATGTCATCGTTGACGATTACCAGAACACCAACGTTCCTGGGATCTATGCTGTTGGTGATGTGGGAGGCAAGATGTTATTGACCCCTGTCGCTATTGCTGCCGGAAGGAGGTTGAGTAACAGGTTGTTCGGTCCCGAGAAGTTCAAGAACGACAAGCTGAGCTACGACAACATCCCTAGTGTCGTCTTCTC TCACCCCACTATCGGCGCCATTGGTCTAAGTGAGCCCGAGGCCAGGGAGAAGTTCGGTGACGACAACATCAAGATCTACAAAACCTCT TTCCGCGCCATGTCTTTCGCCATGCTCGATGAGGACCACAAACAACCCACAGCCTATAAGCTCATTTGCACCGGTCCTGAAGAGAAGGTTGTCGGTCTTCACATCATCGGCGAAGGCAGTGACGAAATGCTCCAAGGCT TTGGCGTCGCCCTCAAGATGGGCGCTACCAAGGAGGATTTTGACTCTTGCGTTGCCATCC ACCCTACATCTTCCGAGGAGCTCGTTACCCTCCGTTAA
- a CDS encoding Hypothetical Protein (Similar to TIGR gene model, INSD accession AAW43468.1): protein MSHPQDDTLAVLPAFITLLRSPSPTTLPNPTLLGAITHFFSSLNPAHLKDFILELISSRSLWDTPSISAAKIRDAIRLSVSTVVSRIAEEKKSVYFSHYRTAAKARSWLEHVLKSVSSSSDSTLKPLHILVGVLEGLDDVQTVDWGHSRVKLEEEVILRLAGCIDKHLDDNLVLLCTAIPHLDVKRAGVMDILDLSTVLEKHFYTLVRHPQGDNSDGLDNLAFISRALARSFIIVESGGPSSRDHLWDTLSRFCSVIGDIGRQLEKEESEQTANTQIREHHQSVFSSFLLPASAIIGILVARVTSSSYGDSPAVDIAIELLLALASFASLPDFTKGSFENYHRVLYGSLDIIAGKGGVKATENLFALLSQEDPLSDTRAAFVLMLGDELVHQLGRGSIDLLLPLAEEHAYKYQHRPSFEAAHAFFLSLLRSSSTTFGTSSSQTDFFDVLLPNYLTILIKQINVGNISDDQFKDAYPLVTSYAALRGPSSVSLCRMYLPRLSPSLASRQVTIRLAPYVPTSDLPAYLDNISIAIQETPKGSEDRLILMEEAFKMVSQDLRDEHRRLGMEWWLQWEEKLGDKKEGKVGFWKARL, encoded by the exons ATGAGCCATCCACAGGATGACACCCTGGCCGTCCTGCCGGCTTTCATCACCCTTCTTCGCTCTCCTTCTCCGACAACGTTGCCCAATCCAACTCTACTAGGCGCCATCACACatttcttttcctccctCAACCCAGCTCATCTGAAAGATTTCATCTTAGAGCTTATATCTTCTCGATCACTTTGGGATACGCCTTCCATTTCTGCAGCAAAAATTAGAGACGCCATCAGGCTCTCGGTCTCTACTGTAGTCAGCAGAATCGcggaagaaaagaagagcgTTTATTTTTCCCACTATAGAACGGCGGCCAAGGCTCGGAGCTGGCTTGAACATGTATTGAAGAGCGTATCCTCCTCGTCCGATTCCACCCTCAAACCATTACATATCTTGGTAGGGGTCTTGGAGGGTTTAGATGACGTGCAAACGGTAGACTGGGGTCATTCTAGGGTCAAactggaggaggaagtgaTTCTTCGGCTAGCAGGGTGTATCGATAAACATCTGGATGACAACCTGGTACTTTTATGTACAGCTATACCTCATCTGGATGTAAAGAGAGCGGGTGTGATGGATATACTG GACCTCAGCACTGTACTGGAAAAACATTTTTACACGTTGGTTCGTCACCCGCAAGGAGACAATTCAGATGGCTTGGATAATCTTGCCTTTATATCAAGAGCCTTGGCTCGTTCGTTCATCATCGTTGAATCAGGAGGGCCGTCAAGCAGAGATCATCTCTGGGATACCCTGAGTAGATTCTGTTCAGTTATTGGGGACATTGGGCGCCAACTCGAGAAAGAAGAATCGGAACAAACAGCCAATA CGCAGATCCGGGAACATCATCAATCGGTTTTCTcatctttccttctcccagCCTCTGCAATCATTGGCATCCTCGTTGCCAGAGTTACTTCATCTAGTTACGGCGACTCTCCGGCAGTCGATATTGCAATCGAGCTGCTTCTCGCCTTGGCTTCCTTTGCCTCCCTCCCTGATTTCACCAAAGGCAGCTTTGAGAATTACCACCGCGTACTATATGGGTCACTCGATATCATAGCCGGCAAAGGTGGAGTGAAAGCCACCGAAAACCTTTTTGCTCTTTTGAGCCAGGAGGATCCATTATCAGATACAAGAGCGGCATTTGTATTGATGTTAGGAGATGAGCTGGTTCATCAACTTGGTCGTGGCTCTATTGACCTCCTACTGCCCCTGGCGGAAGA ACACGCGTACAAATATCAACACCGTCCTAGTTTTGAGGCTGCACATGCATTTTTCCTGTCCCTTCTCCGCTCTTCATCGACCACTTTCGGCACATCATCTTCGCAAACCGACTTTTTCGACGTCCTGTTGCCCAACTATCTTACAATCTTAATCAAA CAAATAAACGTGGGAAACATCAGTGACGACCAGTTCAAAGACGCTTATCCCCTAGTCACCTCTTACGCTGCTTTGCGAGGCCCTTCATCTGTTTCACTTTGCCGAATGTATTTGCCTCgtctctctccttccctcGCGAGCCGTCAGGTGACCATTCGCCTAGCGCCTTACGTCCCAACCTCCGATTTACCAGCGTACCTCGACAATATATCGATTGCGATTCAAGAGACACCCAAGGGCTCTGAAGATAGATTGATATTGATGGAGGAGGCGTTTAAAATGGTCTCTCAAGATCTTAGAGATGAACATAGGAGGTTAGGGATGGAGTGGTGGCTCCAATGGGAAGAGAAACTGGGTGACAAGAAGGAGGGAAAAGTGGGCTTTTGGAAAGCAAGATTATGA
- a CDS encoding uncharacterized protein (Similar to TIGR gene model, INSD accession AAW43466.1) yields the protein MRLGKRRSKASLQDTSQLDSWVTGQSSPSILSTQSKAAAESSASFSDATFYSPSSTRASSPVEKRNVFGKKKRDKTGENKYPPSSFSPGHGWNFGRMRSFKGRNEESSREVTSESEPEADVNLRCPCSSSDLAESTSSGSPLPPRRQPVSRATFPSDIPYSVSVFQTPSTLYSSDTDELQSADSSRSVKRRSASMIYDQQASRKSQDVDMGKPSQSGSPSISSATYSKPSSPTPALSSGVHTEGIPSVPPFPSQLPHAHNASLPEGAAPANQYYFSSLNRNPSTATSHASTSSAACPSTEESAQSALLTTPSDPPGRELPNDHIWSRMSVELTKIPLESEEVLLGSTSLVGQQVIEDQGIVQDETKVLLDSPTSKAGSSKTATTDKSSRALRIKTSNFDLVSVSHRGMRSSETPIRRDVLRSPVEGFTPINRDGSPENHSSFPCMRDNTRDWHNASLSAPSVASISAYRVGEVGAATCAVVSRAQEAPFPAPRRQSMIQSDGRRRDEIEDKKLRKDLSKSPEKVKHVVDAGPQLVRHPPRKENFENSVKAAAQTPQLYEFPYRPAPPPPHLSKTVSAQFSSTLKHMSLPMNEKRSDPSAFSSRQSLRIATSRGMTLPPLPPEPLSPTKGYEVPMERSRSFGRMLRRLSMGKSPGKKKQTQQPVQESSSGHQTDKDTSNLGLSGVPHLNDTESSDHKPALKEEKGAHRSSLETFRSTCVERNIDDNTALMLSATPLLPRQQLKDVFNSSGIAGRSKSMPPRKRSPPSGSADHILDGSYTTSPQGTAPSSPVSNDVGPSASATTLSSTDSTPKGTLPPSGSLHTWRTLLGPYTPPELLSLPSYFQPPRPYSPSAPSSPRHRSHNFAPDESERHSHEVRRRYRQSLVHIKDDNQFAYMLEEFSRIENDPRTRMALGGGVSIAPSSGRHEKNLSAGEEVGDFDERLIMRGKSKDMLEKKAKQQSIAAWFVTREIVQGESRHAKLLAKGLRVAKAAVASKSKDKEPGTFTPASQFSRTSSNPTSELPELPPAPSRLRSHYRTGSVPSLLRKRRSSFGEHQSQAPLGTTSSMASSPTASQHVDSAFILPATKSQLPARIPTSVALATLLSRLPNLLDLSLNLSSAFLHDASPYGVAQAFLEMEETLIREVGRWAGEVGNVVVSGVTESLNKVMEDERKKRGKGLIDEEGDQSDEKLAYLDIILMPVQRASRYRLLFQGKNLIAGLLLSP from the exons ATGAGACTTGGCAAAAGAAGGTCGAAAGCTAGTCTGCAAGATACTTCGCAGCTTGACTCTTGGGTGACGGGACAGTCTTCCCCTTCAATACTATCGACCCAGTCGAAAGCCGCCGCAGAATCCTCTGCATCCTTTAGCGATGCTACCTTCTATTCACCTTCATCAACTCGCGCTTCGTCTCCGGTCGAGAAAAGGAATGTctttggaaagaagaaacgAGACAAGACAGGGGAAAACAAATATCCTCCAAGCTCATTTTCTCCAGGACATGGTTGGAATTTTGGGAGAATGAGAAGCTTCAAAGGAAGGAATGAGGAATCTAGCAGGGAAGTAACCAGCGAAAGCGAACCCGAAGCGGATGTCAACCTTAGATGTCCATGCAG TTCCTCGGACCTCGCTGAGTCTACGAGTAGCGGTTCCCCTTTGCCGCCTCGGCGTCAGCCTGTTTCTAGAGCGACCTTTCCTTCGGACATCCCATACTCAGTTTCAGTATTCCAAACACCCTCCACATTGTACTCTTCAGATACAGACGAGCTTCAATCGGCAGACTCATCT AGATCGGTGAAAAGAAGGTCGGCATCTATGATATATGATCAACAAGCGTCCAGAAAGTCACAAGATGTGGATATGGGGAAACCAAGTCAATCTGGATCGCCCTCAATAAGCTCAGCAACCTACTCAaaaccttcttctcctaCCCCTGCTCTGTCGTCTGGTGTACATACGGAAGGCATTCCCTCAGTTCCACCTTTTCCATCACAATTACCTCACGCACACAATGCATCTCTCCCAGAGGGTGCAGCCCCCGCGAACCAATACTACTTCTCCTCTCTCAATCGTAACCCGTCTACGGCAACATCACATGCTTCAACCTCCTCCGCTGCCTGTCCATCGACTGAGGAATCCGCCCAGTCGGCGTTGCTTACAACCCCATCCGATCCGCCAGGAAGGGAACTACCGAATGACCATATCTGGTCCAGAATGAGTGTTGAGTTGACCAAAATACCGTTAGAAAGTGAAGAAGTACTGTTGGGAAGCACATCACTAGTTGGCCAGCAAGTTATTGAGGATCAAGGAATTGTACAAGACGAGACGAAGGTACTGCTGGACTCGCCAACGTCCAAGGCAGGCTCTTCAAAGACAGCAACTACCGATAAGTCTTCGAGAGCGCTAAGGATCAAAACCAGCAATTTTGATCTTGTTTCCGTGTCTCACAGGGGTATGCGTTCCTCAGAGACTCCCATAAGACGCGATGTGCTGAGATCGCCAGTCGAAGGATTTACGCCTATCAATCGCGATGGTTCCCCTGAAAATcattcttccttcccctgCATGCGTGATAACACCCGAGATTGGCACAATGCATCTTTATCCGCCCCGAGCGTTGCATCAATATCTGCATATAGGGTAGGAGAAGTAGGTGCTGCGACTTGTGCAGTAGTATCCCGGGCCCAAGAAGCACCATTTCCCGCTCCGAGGAGGCAGAGTATGATTCAATCAGATGGAAGGCGTAGGGACGAGATAGAGGACAAAAAGCTGAGGAAAGACCTATCAAAATCCCCGGAGAAGGTAAAGCATGTCGTTGACGCTGGTCCCCAGCTGGTAAGGCACCCCCCGAGAAAGGAGAATTTTGAAAACAGTGTTAAAGCGGCTGCGCAAACGCCTCAACTTTATGAGTTCCCCTATCGCCCAGCGCCTCCCCCTCCCCATCTCTCAAAAACCGTATCCGCCCAATTTTCTTCGACTTTAAAGCACATGTCGCTTCCAATGAACGAGAAGCGTTCTGATCCATCTGCGTTTAGTTCTCGCCAGTCGCTAAGGATTGCGACATCACGAGGCATGACCCTTCCACCTTTGCCTCCTGAACCTTTATCACCGACAAAAGGTTACGAAGTCCCAATGGAACGGTCACGCAGTTTTGGCAGAATGTTGAGGAGATTAAGCATGGGCAAGAGCCCTGGGAAAAAGAAGCAAACGCAGCAGCCTGTCCAGGAGTCTAGCAGTGGTCACCAAACAGATAAGGATACAAGCAATCTAGGTTTGAGCGGCGTGCCCCACTTGAATGATACGGAGAGTAGCGATCACAAACCGGCTCTCAAGGAGGAAAAAGGTGCCCACAGATCCTCGCTTGAGACGTTTCGCTCGACGTGTGTGGAGAGGAACATCGACGATAATACTGCGCTAATGTTGTCGGCAACGCCTTTGTTACCTAGGCAACAGTTGAAAGATGTTTTCAACTCAAGCGGGATTGCAGGAAGAAGTAAATCAATGCCTCCTCGAAAAAGATCACCTCCTTCTGGTTCGGCTGATCACATCCTTGATGGATCCTACACCACGTCACCTCAAGGCACTGCCCCTTCATCCCCAGTCTCCAACGACGTTGGCCCTTCTGCTTCCGCCACCACCCTCTCCTCGACAGATAGTACACCAAAGGGCACTTTGCCTCCCTCCGGTTCCCTGCACACTTGGCGAACTCTACTGGGGCCGTACACTCCCCCTGAGCTTCTTTCTTTACCTTCATATTTCCAGCCTCCTCGTCCTTACTCGCCATCTGCCCCGTCGAGCCCGCGCCATCGCTCTCATAACTTCGCACCTGATGAGTCAGAACGTCATTCGCATGAGGTTAGACGGCGTTATCGCCAGAGTTTAGTACATATTAAAGACGATAATCAATTTGCGTACATGTTGGAAGAATTTTCAAGGATTGAGAATGATCCAAGGACAAGGATGGCCTTGGGCGGTGGAGTATCGATTGCGCCGTCGTCAGGACGCCATGAAAAGAATCTTAGTGCAGGAGAGGAAGTAGGTGATTTCGATGAGCGGCTGATAATGAGGGGAAAATCTAAGGACAtgttggagaagaaggccaaACAACAGAGTATAGCCGCATGGTTTGTTACAAGAGAAATCGTTCAGGGAGAAAGCAGACACGCGAAACTGCTAGCCAAAGGTCTGAGG GTCGCAAAGGCGGCAGTTGCCAGCAAGTCGAAAGACAAGGAACCAGGCACATTTACCCCTGCATCACAGTTCAGCCGAACGAGCAGTAATCCTACTTCTGAGCTCCCTGAGCTTCCTCCTGCGCCCTCTCGCCTTCGAAGTCACTATCGCACTGGCTCAGTGCCCTCACTCCTTCGAAAACGGCGCAGCTCCTTCGGGGAACATCAGTCCCAAGCTCCATTGGGGACTACGAGTTCTATGGCTTCATCTCCTACTGCATCCCAGCATGTAGATTCAGCCTTTATCCTTCCTGCTACGAAATCGCAGCTACCGGCCCGTATACCGACATCCGTGGCTCTGGCAACATTGTTATCGCGTCTTCCCAATCTCCTCGATCTTTCACTCAATCTTTCTTCCGCGTTCCTTCATGACGCCTCACCTTATGGTGTCGCACAAGCCTTCctggagatggaagagacCTTGATTCGAGAAGTAGGGCGATGGGCCGGGGAAGTAGGCAATGTCGTTGTCAGCGGAGTCACCGAAAGCTTGAACAAGGTCATGGAAGACGAGAGAAAAAAGCGGGGAAAGGGATTAATTGATGAGGAAGGCGACCAGAGCGACGAAAAGCTGGCGTACTTGGACATC ATTTTGATGCCGGTTCAGCGCGCATCGAGGTATAGGCTCCTTTTCCAAGGTAAGAATCTTATAGCCGgtctcctcctctcccccTAA
- a CDS encoding Ubiquitin thiolesterase 9, putative (Similar to TIGR gene model, INSD accession AAW43472.1; Ubiquitin-specific processing protease 9): MSAFRKFVGNKNAGISALEGDQDPADATLLSRTNANEERLWGIENFSNSCFCNSVLQALYACSTFRDFVEAYPDILPPRRPIGPVQVEKRYPSVDWDGPVPGWDPAIRLNKEHRAFIALQEANTPMSPAGGKEKRNWMGRKMSSAQSAPTLATLQANQPEQLPSLPNPFPDFDDPLLVRMPASDNDPPLTLFQTLQTLFYYFSHSPPHMPIKGKGQTKDSEGALIEYTEEEKVDDSGVEVEKTSSSPQGQPAQPGAASSQQTQSQGQNAQPSGPSKLASLPPPSTFRETGAWRAGQLGWGVVQPNDVMDAVKRSAPSFNNDDQHDAHEFFSVVVNTLAKEVEAVNEKLRAEGKEVAQMTAPWAKTFIEALFQGIITSETKCLSCETVSRTSAREEEFIDLSVDIEQHCSITSCLRQFSSDEMMSGREKFSCESCSGHQEAKRSIRIKRLPPILAIHLKRFAHNENYRAIKLFYRVNHPTTLIPPNTTDNCENPDQIYDLVAIMVHIGNGPVQGHYVTVKRTPSGRWVMCDDDNIEAIEENQLEYWLGNRTQGQGYVLFYQARGITAEQLGLKVEKRKPNGVFEPVGEGVRYVDGYGQAPAMAPIASAIRNNIRTVNGVMEEEEEEFATSPGSISASVPGLRPLPLAPPIMSPTATSNGVGHRVDRQFGFNTPANGVAHESTARPPLKKEPSDRKWYNRMSVSAKTRQLMAPTMEVLPHLPRGLLPLRHPFLL, encoded by the exons ATGTCGGCTTTCCGCAAGTTCGTCGGTAACAAAAACGCGGGCATATCTGCCCTAGAGGGTGATCAAGATCCAGCCGATGCAACCTTGCTATCACGCACAAATGCCAACGAGGAGCGTCTATGGGGGATAGAAAACTTCTCCAACTCTTGCTTCTGCAACTCAGTCTTGCAAGCACTATATGCGTGTTCCACGTTTCGCGATTTTGTGGAAGCTTATCCCGATATCTTGCCGCCGCGGCGACCGATCGGACCTGTGCAGGTGGAAAAAAGGTATCCCAGCGTCGACTGGGATGGTCCAGTTCCAGGCTGGGACCCAGCCATTAGGCTTAACAAGGAACACAGGGCTTTCATTGCTCTGCAAGAGGCGAATACTCCTATGAGCCCGGCAGGCgggaaggaaaaaaggaatTGGATGGGTCGAAAAATGTCCTCCGCACAATCAGCTCCGACATTGGCGACCCTTCAAGCCAACCAGCCCGAACAACTTCCTAGTTTACCAAACCCTTTCCCCGATTTTGACGATCCTTTGCTTGTCAGGATGCCTGCATCGGACAATGACCCACCCCTCACATTGTTCCAGACTCTCCAGACGCTTTTCTACTATTTCTCGCATTCTCCACCTCACATGCCCATCAAAGGTAAAGGTCAGACAAAAGACTCTGAAGGTGCTCTCATTGAGTATACCGAAGAGGAAAAAGTGGATGATTCGGGTGTCGAGGTTGAGAAGACTTCTTCATCGCCCCAAGGTCAGCCCGCTCAGCCAGGTGCAGCATCATCGCAGCAAACTCAGAGTCAAGGCCAGAACGCTCAGCCTTCAGGTCCATCCAAACTTGCCTCCCTTCCACCACCCTCTACCTTCCGTGAAACAGGTGCTTGGCGAGCAGGTCAGCTCGGTTGGGGTGTAGTTCAGCCTAACGACGTTATGGATGCTGTCAAGCGCTCTGCGCCATCTTTCAACAACGACGATCAACATGATGCACACGAATTTTTTAGTGTTGTAGTCAACACTCTCGCCAAAGAAGTCGAGGCCGTGAATGAAAAATTGAGAGcggaagggaaagaagtGGCGCAGATGACTGCGCCCTGGGCAAAGACATTTATTGAAGCATTATTTCAAGGTATCATTACCAGCGAGACAAAGTGTCTGAGCTGCGAAACGGTGAGTCGC ACATCTGctcgagaagaagaattCATTGATTTGTCTGTGGATATTGAGCAGCATTGCTCTATTACTTCCTGCCTCCGCCAATTTTCATCAGACGAAATGATGTCTGGAAGGGAAAAATTCTCTTGCGAGTCCTGTTCTGGTCATCAAGAGGCGAAAAGAAG CATTAGGATCAAACGGCTCCCACCTATCTTAGCTATCCATCTGAAAAGATTTGCCCACAATGAGAATTATAGAGCTATCAAGTTGTTTTACCGGGTAAATCATCCAACCACTCTGATCCCACCCAACACGACAGATAATTGTGAAAACCCCGACCAAATTTACGACCTTGTAGCGATTATGGTGCACATCGGAAA CGGTCCTGTCCAAGGCCATTATGTAACGGTCAAGCGAACGCCTTCTGGTCGTTGGGTCATGTGTGATGACGACAATATCGAGGCTATTGAGGAAAATCAGCTGGAGTACTGGCTTGGTAACCGCACCCAGGGCCAAGGCTATGTCTTATTCTATCAGGCGCGAGGCATCACTGCCGAACAATTGGGTTTGAAAGTGGAAAAGCGGAAGCCCAACGGAGTATTTGAGCCCGTAGGGGAGGGCGTCAGATACGTTGATGGTTATGGACAAGCTCCTGCCATGGCGCCGATAGCCTCAGCAATCCGAAATAATATCAGGACTGTGAACGGTGTaatggaggaagaggaagaggaattCGCCACCAGTCCGGGGTCGATTTCAGCCTCTGTACCTGGTCTGAGGCCGTTGCCATTGGCCCCACCAATCATGTCACCTACCGCTACATCCAATGGTGTTGGCCACCGCGTTGACCGCCAATTTGGCTTTAATACCCCCGCAAATGGGGTAGCACATGAGTCTACGGCACGACCACCACTCAAAAAGGAACCCAGCGACAGAAAGTGGTATAATCGCATGTCCGTGTCAG CAAAGACAAGGCAGTTAATGGCCCCTACAATGGAGGTACTacctcatcttcctcgCGGCCTTCTACCGCTCAGACATCCATTTCTGCTGTGA